In Methanotorris formicicus Mc-S-70, a genomic segment contains:
- a CDS encoding glycosyltransferase family 2 protein produces MNKDDIFVVIPAYNEEKMIGNTLRALKNEGYKNIIVVDDGSKDKTSEIAEKENVIVCRHILNRGLGGALGTGIKCALLYKPKIIVTFDADGQHDPKDIEKVAKPILEDIYDVVVGSRLMDKNEVKNMPLIKRIGNWGLNFITYLMGGYFVTDSQSGLRAFSYEAAKKIVNDLKSNRYEVSSEFIVLFKKHNLKFKEVPIKTIYTEYSMSRGTNVKTGFKILFKLIIQKIT; encoded by the coding sequence ATGAATAAGGATGATATATTTGTTGTTATTCCCGCGTATAATGAGGAAAAAATGATTGGAAACACATTGAGGGCTCTAAAGAATGAAGGTTATAAAAATATCATTGTTGTGGATGATGGATCTAAGGATAAAACCTCAGAAATTGCAGAAAAAGAAAATGTAATAGTTTGTAGGCATATATTAAATAGGGGTTTGGGAGGAGCATTAGGAACTGGAATAAAATGTGCTTTGTTATATAAACCAAAAATTATTGTTACATTTGATGCTGATGGACAGCATGACCCAAAGGATATTGAAAAAGTTGCAAAACCTATTTTAGAGGATATCTATGACGTTGTTGTGGGAAGTAGGTTGATGGATAAAAATGAAGTAAAAAATATGCCATTAATTAAAAGGATTGGAAATTGGGGGTTAAACTTTATAACCTACCTAATGGGGGGTTATTTTGTAACAGACAGCCAAAGTGGATTGAGGGCGTTCTCTTATGAGGCGGCAAAAAAGATAGTCAATGACTTAAAAAGCAATAGATATGAGGTTTCATCTGAATTTATTGTATTATTTAAAAAGCATAATTTGAAATTTAAAGAAGTACCAATAAAAACCATTTATACTGAATACTCAATGTCAAGGGGGACTAATGTTAAAACAGGATTTAAAATTTTATTTAAGTTGATTATACAGAAGATTACATGA
- a CDS encoding DUF61 family protein — MDKEIYKLIYDLSPRFKRKTLGELLNEEKPYIIVNGKRHRIKKRELLKLKEIASENLEIPIVLEVDASLESGTIKVSGKEAVKVVSKILGREYNPFSEEDVLYIYKPELRILRRELPTTTQLLFRLSMY, encoded by the coding sequence ATGGACAAAGAAATTTACAAACTTATTTATGACCTAAGCCCACGATTTAAAAGAAAAACTTTGGGGGAACTTTTAAATGAAGAAAAACCCTATATTATTGTAAATGGTAAAAGACATAGGATTAAAAAGAGGGAACTTTTAAAATTAAAAGAAATTGCCAGTGAGAATTTGGAGATACCAATAGTTTTAGAGGTTGATGCTTCATTAGAGAGTGGGACTATAAAAGTTTCAGGAAAAGAGGCAGTTAAAGTTGTATCAAAGATACTTGGGAGAGAATATAATCCATTTTCAGAGGAGGATGTTTTATATATCTACAAACCAGAACTTAGAATTTTAAGGAGAGAACTGCCAACAACAACACAGTTATTATTTAGGTTATCTATGTATTAA
- a CDS encoding metal-dependent hydrolase: protein MDILTHVFIPLIFLFAIRELKKEYVFLIPFTLFPDLDKFIGTPLLHSLVVEFGVFLVLFGTESFLRKKYLKNDSINCKYSMIIMIYILSHLVLDFFDGGPVYLFYPFLDVGVGLEFSTKLVVGNGFEFKDVLPNVVCTTPHRLNEYGGVISGFGVVSMLMFLLMMLYEYRFNAIK, encoded by the coding sequence ATGGATATCTTAACTCACGTTTTTATTCCATTAATATTTTTATTTGCTATCAGAGAACTTAAAAAGGAATACGTTTTCCTAATTCCATTTACACTGTTTCCTGATTTGGATAAGTTTATTGGGACTCCATTATTGCATTCTCTTGTTGTTGAATTTGGGGTATTTTTGGTGCTATTTGGAACTGAAAGTTTCCTTAGGAAAAAATATTTAAAGAATGACTCCATTAATTGTAAATACTCGATGATAATAATGATTTACATTTTGAGTCATCTTGTCTTAGATTTCTTTGATGGGGGACCTGTTTATCTGTTCTATCCTTTTTTAGATGTTGGGGTTGGTTTGGAGTTTTCTACGAAGTTGGTTGTTGGTAATGGGTTTGAATTTAAGGATGTCCTACCTAATGTTGTTTGTACAACTCCGCATAGGTTGAATGAGTATGGGGGTGTTATATCTGGATTTGGGGTAGTTTCTATGTTGATGTTTTTGTTAATGATGCTTTATGAGTATAGATTTAATGCGATTAAATGA
- a CDS encoding mannose-1-phosphate guanylyltransferase/mannose-6-phosphate isomerase: MKSIILAGGIGSRLFPLSREYYPKQFIKFKALGKSLFQLTFERTLKLSNIKDIFIITNEKHKFLVLGQIEELGYNFNEENILIEPIGKNTLPAIYYGVKVIKEKDVIAVFPSDHLIKDEDEFIKTVKEGVKLADNYLITFGIKPNKPHTGYGYIKPGEKLDIGYKVEEFKEKPDLETAKEYVKKGYLWNSGMFLFKTDIFEEEVKKLCPEVYEAFKEDDINEVYRKVPDISIDYGIMEKSDRVAVIPINIKWSDLGSFDAIYEVFDKDDNGNIIHGENIVLNSKHNLVYTHGGKLVSLIGIDDLIIIDTRDALLICNKGESQKVKDVVKYLKQKGDERVLFHKKVYRPWGWYEVLEEGRFYKVKKITVLPGKKLSYQLHHHRSEHWVVVKGMARVVIEGEEKFVRSGESIFVRSGLKHRLENPGKIPLEVIEIQVGEYLGEDDIVRFDDEWGRK, from the coding sequence ATGAAATCTATCATCTTAGCGGGAGGTATAGGGAGTAGATTATTTCCTCTAAGTAGGGAATATTATCCAAAACAATTTATAAAATTCAAAGCACTTGGAAAATCTCTCTTCCAATTAACATTTGAAAGAACTTTAAAGTTGTCAAATATAAAAGATATATTCATAATAACCAATGAAAAGCATAAGTTTTTGGTTTTAGGGCAGATAGAAGAATTAGGTTATAATTTTAATGAAGAAAATATTCTAATTGAACCAATAGGTAAAAACACCCTACCAGCAATCTATTATGGAGTTAAAGTTATAAAGGAAAAAGATGTTATTGCTGTTTTCCCTTCCGACCATTTGATTAAAGATGAAGATGAATTTATAAAAACGGTTAAAGAAGGAGTTAAGTTGGCAGATAATTATCTAATAACTTTTGGAATAAAGCCGAATAAGCCTCACACTGGTTATGGTTATATAAAACCAGGAGAAAAATTAGATATTGGTTATAAGGTTGAGGAGTTTAAAGAAAAACCTGATTTAGAAACTGCAAAAGAATATGTAAAAAAAGGATACTTATGGAATAGTGGAATGTTTTTATTTAAGACAGATATTTTTGAAGAAGAGGTTAAAAAACTCTGCCCAGAAGTTTATGAGGCGTTTAAAGAAGATGATATAAATGAAGTTTATAGAAAAGTTCCTGACATTTCAATAGATTATGGTATTATGGAAAAATCTGATAGAGTGGCAGTTATCCCAATAAATATAAAATGGAGTGATTTGGGAAGTTTTGATGCTATATATGAGGTCTTTGATAAAGATGATAATGGAAATATTATCCATGGAGAAAATATCGTTTTAAATTCTAAACATAATCTTGTATATACTCATGGTGGAAAATTAGTTTCTTTAATTGGAATCGATGATTTAATTATTATTGATACAAGAGATGCTTTATTAATTTGTAATAAGGGGGAAAGTCAGAAAGTTAAAGATGTGGTTAAATATTTAAAGCAGAAAGGGGATGAAAGGGTTTTATTCCACAAGAAAGTTTATAGGCCTTGGGGATGGTATGAGGTTTTAGAGGAGGGGAGATTTTATAAGGTTAAGAAAATAACCGTTTTGCCTGGAAAGAAGTTAAGTTATCAACTCCATCATCATAGGAGTGAGCACTGGGTTGTTGTTAAAGGAATGGCGAGGGTTGTTATTGAGGGGGAGGAAAAATTTGTTAGAAGTGGAGAGAGTATCTTCGTTAGGAGTGGTTTAAAGCATAGGTTAGAAAATCCTGGAAAGATTCCTTTAGAGGTTATAGAGATACAGGTTGGAGAGTATTTGGGAGAGGATGATATTGTAAGGTTTGATGATGAATGGGGGAGAAAATAG
- a CDS encoding transposase gives MYDILQWMYKKGYEFLIEELGLFPKIRYNKLVERLNRYEEPLFEIQRVFLNKNCLLFIDTIPIETKELVRKSRHEKSGKSMLIKKDGTVGFNASKKRYYFEYKATYITNGLYLMLIFVNPANQHDLDILKENFRWFIREFMNCSVIGDKGYIDKGFENLLRNGKVYFEAIKRKNMIKSFIERTKYKILNKLRKSIETNFSKLVAMFPKHIRAVSKKGLSVKLLLFTIAYNLKVLDEVNSIK, from the coding sequence ATGTATGATATACTTCAGTGGATGTATAAAAAGGGATATGAATTTTTAATCGAAGAGTTGGGGTTATTTCCGAAAATAAGATACAACAAATTAGTTGAGCGATTAAACAGATATGAAGAACCATTATTCGAAATTCAGAGGGTCTTTTTAAACAAAAACTGTTTGTTATTTATAGATACAATTCCAATTGAAACGAAAGAACTTGTAAGAAAAAGCAGACACGAAAAAAGTGGAAAATCAATGTTAATTAAAAAAGATGGAACAGTCGGATTTAACGCATCAAAAAAACGTTATTATTTCGAATATAAAGCAACTTATATCACCAATGGTTTATATCTAATGCTGATATTTGTAAATCCTGCAAATCAGCACGACTTAGATATTTTAAAAGAAAATTTTAGATGGTTTATTCGAGAATTTATGAACTGTAGTGTAATCGGAGACAAAGGATACATCGATAAAGGTTTTGAAAATTTATTAAGAAATGGAAAAGTTTATTTCGAAGCGATAAAAAGAAAAAACATGATTAAATCGTTTATAGAGAGAACAAAGTATAAAATATTGAATAAGTTGAGAAAAAGCATCGAAACTAACTTCTCAAAGTTAGTTGCGATGTTCCCTAAGCATATTCGAGCTGTAAGCAAAAAAGGTTTAAGCGTTAAGCTCTTACTCTTCACAATCGCTTATAACCTTAAAGTGTTAGATGAAGTTAATTCAATTAAGTAA
- the rfaD gene encoding ADP-glyceromanno-heptose 6-epimerase yields MKVLVTGGAGFIGSNLALELQNKGYEVIVLDDFSSGHFKNLIGFEGDVIAESILNVDLNRFKDVDVIYHQAAITDTTVQDQKLMMQINTEGFRRFLDFAVENDIKFIYASSAATYGNAPAPQKEDDAGKPNNIYGFSKWICDCIAKKYMERFPEAHIVGLRYFNVFGPREQYKGKMASMVWQLAKQMVDGKRPRIFKWGEQKRDQVYVKDVVKANLLAMDAKKSCIVNVGSGKAVTFNYIIEVLNKVLGFDYEPEYFDNPYKEFYQDYTEADLTKAKECLGYKPEWSFEEAVKDYSISEHHTN; encoded by the coding sequence ATGAAAGTTTTAGTCACTGGTGGGGCAGGATTTATTGGCTCTAATTTAGCATTAGAGCTACAAAATAAAGGTTATGAAGTTATAGTTTTAGATGATTTTTCATCTGGGCATTTTAAAAACCTTATAGGTTTTGAGGGGGATGTTATAGCGGAGAGTATCTTAAATGTTGATTTAAATAGATTTAAAGATGTTGACGTTATTTATCATCAAGCGGCGATAACAGATACAACAGTTCAAGACCAAAAATTAATGATGCAAATTAATACAGAAGGTTTTAGGAGGTTTTTAGATTTTGCTGTTGAAAATGATATTAAGTTTATATATGCATCATCAGCAGCAACTTATGGAAATGCTCCCGCTCCTCAAAAAGAAGATGATGCTGGAAAACCAAACAATATCTATGGCTTTTCAAAATGGATTTGTGATTGTATTGCAAAAAAGTATATGGAAAGATTTCCAGAAGCTCATATAGTTGGATTAAGGTATTTTAATGTCTTTGGACCGAGAGAGCAGTATAAGGGTAAAATGGCCTCTATGGTTTGGCAATTAGCAAAACAGATGGTCGATGGCAAAAGACCAAGAATTTTTAAATGGGGAGAACAGAAAAGAGACCAAGTGTATGTTAAAGATGTTGTTAAAGCAAATTTGTTAGCTATGGATGCTAAGAAAAGCTGTATTGTAAATGTTGGTAGTGGAAAGGCAGTTACTTTTAATTATATAATTGAGGTTCTAAATAAGGTTTTAGGTTTCGATTATGAACCAGAGTATTTTGATAATCCATATAAAGAGTTTTATCAAGATTATACTGAAGCAGATTTAACCAAAGCTAAAGAATGTTTAGGATATAAACCAGAGTGGAGTTTTGAAGAGGCAGTTAAAGATTACAGTATCTCCGAACATCATACTAACTAA